One region of Roseimicrobium gellanilyticum genomic DNA includes:
- a CDS encoding alpha/beta fold hydrolase: MRINHIRRGRGKPLLLIHGMGGSWRSWAPILKMLAAEREVIAMDLPGFGKSEPVAGEVTVTSLANATAAFIEAQDLEGVDVVGSSIGANVALELARRGGLVGAVIALAPAGFGRDRQRKVYQHVMGMSNGLIRLLRKAMPFLASKVISRSLLFRHLSVRPSQLQPSLVLDEARSMTASASFDEALKHLSRDDIQHGVPPHVFKHPLVLAWGRQDRLCPVSQAELALLYFPDARLHFFDKCGHHPHWDAPREVAKLTLTTTRTRSLVPLAAIAAERGGM, translated from the coding sequence ATGCGCATCAATCACATACGAAGAGGCAGAGGCAAACCGCTGCTGCTCATCCATGGGATGGGCGGAAGCTGGAGATCCTGGGCGCCGATTCTGAAGATGCTCGCCGCAGAGCGCGAAGTGATTGCAATGGATCTTCCGGGATTTGGAAAGTCCGAGCCCGTAGCAGGCGAGGTCACCGTGACTTCGCTCGCGAATGCCACTGCCGCTTTCATTGAAGCCCAGGACCTGGAAGGCGTGGATGTCGTGGGCAGTTCCATCGGTGCGAATGTGGCGCTGGAACTGGCAAGACGGGGCGGGCTGGTGGGTGCGGTGATTGCGCTGGCCCCGGCTGGATTTGGCCGCGACCGCCAGCGGAAGGTGTATCAGCACGTGATGGGCATGTCGAATGGCCTGATCCGGCTGCTGCGCAAGGCCATGCCGTTTCTGGCTTCCAAGGTGATTTCGCGAAGCCTCCTCTTCCGGCATCTCTCTGTGCGACCCTCGCAGTTGCAGCCCTCGCTGGTTCTGGACGAGGCGCGCAGCATGACCGCATCGGCATCCTTTGATGAGGCGCTGAAGCATCTCTCCCGGGATGACATCCAGCACGGGGTGCCGCCCCATGTGTTCAAGCATCCGCTGGTCCTCGCCTGGGGACGGCAGGACCGTCTGTGCCCCGTGAGTCAGGCGGAGCTGGCCCTGCTTTACTTCCCGGATGCCCGTCTGCACTTCTTTGACAAATGCGGCCACCATCCCCACTGGGACGCGCCGCGCGAGGTGGCGAAGCTGACCCTGACCACCACCCGTACCCGCAGTCTGGTACCCCTGGCAGCGATTGCGGCAGAGCGGGGCGGCATGTGA
- a CDS encoding DUF4886 domain-containing protein, whose amino-acid sequence MKRRPILHHAIFITALACLSCLLPNSVLSQDAAALKKADPASKVSGTGSGKTVRLLTIGNSFSANATRYLGDLVQAGGHTLVHRFLVIGGASMQVHWDKAMLHEKNPQDAKGLYTFKQGLPAAIASNKWDYVTIQQASIKSHDLSTYQPYANQLRDYVKKHAPQSTLLVHETWAYRKDDPRFSVKAPKPGEPRTQKEMYEMLQNAYRTIAKELGASIIPSGDALYLADTDAKWGFTGVDAAFDPKKAKNPALPAQTHSLHVGWSWRKGKDGKTTLGMDGHHANMAGEYLGACVFYEVLFGESAVGNSFVPKGLDAEYAKFLQETAHKAVSAEKERVKSRAE is encoded by the coding sequence ATGAAGCGACGTCCCATTTTGCACCATGCCATTTTCATCACAGCCCTGGCTTGTCTGTCCTGCCTGCTGCCAAACTCCGTGCTTTCACAGGATGCAGCGGCGCTCAAGAAGGCGGATCCAGCTTCCAAGGTCTCAGGAACGGGCTCGGGCAAGACGGTGCGATTGCTGACGATTGGAAACAGCTTCTCTGCAAACGCCACCCGGTATCTGGGGGACCTCGTGCAGGCGGGCGGCCACACCTTGGTCCACCGTTTCCTGGTGATTGGTGGGGCGTCCATGCAGGTGCACTGGGACAAGGCGATGCTGCACGAGAAGAATCCGCAGGATGCGAAGGGGCTCTATACTTTCAAGCAGGGTCTGCCAGCCGCGATTGCCTCAAACAAATGGGACTACGTGACCATCCAGCAGGCCAGCATCAAGAGTCATGACCTTTCCACCTACCAGCCATACGCCAATCAACTGCGCGACTATGTGAAGAAGCATGCGCCGCAGTCCACCCTGCTGGTGCATGAGACCTGGGCGTATCGCAAGGATGACCCGCGCTTCTCTGTGAAGGCACCCAAACCCGGTGAACCCCGCACCCAGAAGGAAATGTACGAGATGCTGCAGAACGCGTACCGCACCATCGCGAAGGAACTCGGCGCCTCCATCATACCCTCCGGTGATGCCCTGTACCTCGCGGACACGGATGCGAAGTGGGGCTTCACCGGTGTGGATGCGGCGTTCGATCCCAAGAAGGCCAAGAACCCGGCGCTCCCGGCCCAGACACACTCCCTGCACGTGGGGTGGAGTTGGAGGAAGGGAAAGGACGGCAAGACTACCCTGGGCATGGATGGCCACCATGCAAACATGGCCGGGGAGTACCTGGGAGCTTGCGTGTTCTACGAAGTACTCTTTGGCGAGAGTGCGGTGGGCAATAGTTTTGTGCCCAAGGGATTGGATGCGGAGTATGCGAAGTTCCTCCAGGAGACGGCGCACAAGGCGGTGAGTGCTGAGAAGGAGCGGGTGAAGTCGCGAGCGGAGTGA
- a CDS encoding threonine aldolase family protein, with protein MMAPGCQFASDNTAGICPEAWEALQEANLGHQPSYGDDHYTREACDSFREVFETDCDVYFVFTGTAANSLALASLCHSYHSVIAHSVSHVETDECGAPEFFSNGSKLLLAKGEHAKCDPADVARLIRSRNDLHFPKPRALSVSQSTEFGTVYRPEELKELWGVCRSHGVSMHMDGARFANAMASLGCSPAEATWRSGVDVLCFGGTKNGMAMTEAVVFFDKELSKEFAWRCKQAGQLASKMRFISAQWRRLLQDGVWLRYASLANAHAQALAAGLREIEGAEILHAVEANAVFAKLSPDVDKRLKAAGWKYYSFIGGGARFMCSWKTTEEEVQALLGAARG; from the coding sequence ATGATGGCTCCAGGTTGCCAGTTTGCCAGTGACAACACCGCAGGAATTTGCCCCGAGGCATGGGAAGCGCTCCAAGAAGCGAATCTCGGCCATCAGCCCAGCTATGGGGATGACCACTACACCCGGGAGGCGTGTGATTCCTTTCGCGAAGTCTTCGAGACGGACTGCGATGTGTACTTCGTATTCACCGGAACTGCAGCGAATTCACTCGCGCTCGCCTCGCTGTGCCACAGTTACCACAGCGTGATTGCCCACAGCGTCTCCCACGTGGAGACGGATGAGTGCGGCGCGCCGGAGTTCTTTTCGAATGGCTCGAAGCTTCTGCTCGCCAAAGGTGAACATGCGAAGTGCGACCCGGCAGATGTCGCCAGGCTCATTCGCAGTCGCAATGATCTGCACTTCCCCAAGCCGCGTGCGCTGAGCGTGAGTCAGAGCACCGAGTTTGGCACGGTATATCGTCCGGAGGAATTGAAGGAGCTTTGGGGGGTGTGCCGCAGCCATGGTGTCTCCATGCACATGGATGGCGCGCGCTTTGCCAATGCCATGGCCTCGCTAGGCTGCTCCCCTGCGGAGGCGACCTGGCGTTCCGGGGTGGATGTGCTGTGCTTTGGCGGAACGAAGAACGGGATGGCCATGACGGAGGCCGTGGTCTTCTTCGACAAGGAACTGAGCAAGGAGTTTGCCTGGCGATGCAAGCAGGCCGGACAACTCGCGAGCAAGATGCGCTTCATTTCCGCGCAGTGGCGCCGTTTGCTCCAGGACGGCGTCTGGCTCCGCTACGCTTCACTGGCAAATGCTCACGCGCAGGCGCTGGCGGCAGGTCTGCGGGAAATCGAAGGCGCGGAGATCCTGCATGCGGTGGAAGCAAACGCAGTCTTCGCCAAGCTCTCGCCAGACGTGGACAAGCGACTCAAGGCCGCCGGATGGAAGTACTACAGTTTCATTGGCGGTGGCGCGCGGTTCATGTGCTCGTGGAAGACAACGGAGGAAGAAGTGCAGGCGCTGCTGGGAGCGGCGCGGGGATGA
- the nrdR gene encoding transcriptional regulator NrdR has protein sequence MRCPKCGTPEDKVIDSREAKDGASIRRRRECLTCGHRFTTYEQVEYEDLTVVKRDQKREPWSREKLIDSMKKACGKRPVSVDTLETAADAILTEVESAGQREVPSRTIGAKVMQYLEKIDHVAYVRYASIYREFQDVTDFISEVNSLGTRVPRDAAKQPELFKKLS, from the coding sequence ATGCGCTGTCCGAAGTGTGGTACTCCCGAAGACAAGGTCATCGACTCGCGTGAGGCGAAGGATGGCGCGTCGATTCGCCGCCGTCGCGAATGCCTGACCTGCGGGCATCGCTTCACCACCTATGAGCAGGTGGAGTACGAGGACCTCACCGTCGTGAAGCGCGACCAGAAGCGTGAGCCCTGGAGCCGCGAGAAACTGATCGACAGCATGAAGAAGGCCTGCGGCAAGCGCCCGGTCAGCGTGGACACCTTGGAGACAGCGGCAGATGCCATCCTCACCGAGGTGGAATCCGCAGGACAGCGCGAGGTACCGAGCCGCACCATCGGTGCGAAGGTCATGCAGTATCTCGAGAAGATCGACCACGTGGCCTATGTGCGCTACGCGAGCATTTACCGCGAGTTCCAGGACGTGACAGACTTCATCAGCGAGGTGAATTCTCTCGGAACACGCGTACCCCGGGATGCGGCGAAGCAGCCGGAGCTCTTCAAGAAGCTGAGCTAA
- a CDS encoding N-acetylmuramoyl-L-alanine amidase-like domain-containing protein: protein MLRRHFPLAAALLCGLAFTSASVVPASAKEHLPQSVTFKGKVTFDAIVAKAVKENWRALPMGERVAKFGMAMRGIPYVGFTLEIDNHVESASANFNGLDCWTFFEIALGMARMIEVPKATYTPSDLLAEIEWTRYRGGVCTGHYLDRIHYLAEWWYDNEARGNVARVTRDVGPTVAMTGRKCQEMTVLWKGYRYLKNNPSYLREMGVIEQRESSLPFRYIPKDKVKAIEKNIQSGDIIGIVTNQTGGHCSHVGLAYRTPDGVLHFLHASKNHKKVTLDKSLSGYLNDFRYHSGIIVARPLPRSNTVRERAPYLAAFKDITGYTQYDVRGQAGGR from the coding sequence ATGCTTCGCCGTCACTTCCCCCTCGCCGCTGCATTGCTCTGCGGCCTCGCCTTCACCAGCGCCAGCGTCGTTCCCGCTTCAGCCAAGGAACACCTCCCGCAGAGCGTCACCTTCAAGGGGAAGGTCACCTTCGATGCCATCGTCGCGAAGGCGGTGAAGGAAAACTGGCGTGCGCTGCCCATGGGTGAGCGCGTGGCGAAGTTCGGCATGGCCATGCGTGGCATTCCCTATGTGGGCTTCACGCTGGAGATCGACAACCATGTCGAGTCGGCTTCCGCAAACTTCAACGGGCTCGACTGCTGGACCTTCTTTGAGATCGCACTCGGCATGGCCCGCATGATTGAAGTGCCCAAGGCCACCTACACGCCCAGTGATTTGCTGGCGGAGATTGAGTGGACCCGCTATCGCGGTGGCGTATGCACCGGGCACTACCTCGACCGCATTCACTACCTCGCCGAGTGGTGGTATGACAATGAAGCGCGTGGCAATGTGGCCCGCGTCACTCGCGATGTGGGCCCGACAGTCGCCATGACCGGGCGCAAGTGCCAGGAAATGACGGTGCTCTGGAAGGGCTACCGCTACCTGAAGAACAATCCCTCCTACCTCCGCGAGATGGGCGTGATCGAGCAGCGCGAAAGTTCCCTGCCCTTCCGCTACATCCCGAAAGACAAGGTGAAGGCGATTGAGAAGAACATCCAGAGCGGTGACATCATCGGCATCGTGACGAACCAGACAGGTGGTCACTGCTCGCACGTGGGCCTCGCATACCGCACTCCGGATGGCGTGCTGCATTTCCTCCACGCCTCCAAGAATCACAAGAAGGTCACGCTGGATAAATCCCTCTCTGGCTACCTGAACGACTTCCGCTACCACTCCGGCATCATCGTCGCCCGTCCCCTGCCCCGCTCGAACACGGTGCGTGAACGCGCGCCCTACCTTGCCGCCTTCAAGGACATCACAGGATACACCCAGTATGATGTACGCGGCCAGGCAGGCGGCAGATAA
- a CDS encoding thioredoxin-like domain-containing protein: protein MPSLARTTSLFLALVFAHLPLAASAQAPDALLFPGADGKEHTPLVVPAEKKAAVLCFVSPYCPTSNNFVPELNRIVADYSGKFAFYFVHADPDVKLTDVLQHTEMNEIKATVLLDKEQKLAKLVQAKITPEVAVLAPDGKTTVYQGRVNDLYLGPTKRQRQATTKDLRDALDAIQEGKPVAHAKTEAMGCKISGMK, encoded by the coding sequence ATGCCAAGCCTTGCCCGCACGACCTCTCTGTTTCTCGCCTTGGTCTTCGCTCATCTTCCTCTGGCCGCATCCGCACAGGCTCCAGATGCGCTGCTGTTCCCGGGAGCCGATGGCAAAGAACACACGCCTCTCGTAGTGCCTGCGGAGAAGAAGGCTGCTGTGCTCTGCTTTGTCTCTCCCTACTGCCCCACGTCGAACAACTTCGTCCCTGAGCTAAACCGCATCGTGGCAGACTACAGCGGCAAGTTCGCCTTCTACTTCGTGCATGCGGATCCAGACGTGAAACTCACCGACGTCCTGCAACACACCGAAATGAACGAGATCAAAGCCACCGTGCTGCTCGATAAGGAACAAAAACTGGCCAAACTCGTCCAGGCAAAGATCACGCCCGAAGTCGCTGTCCTCGCCCCCGATGGCAAGACCACCGTCTACCAGGGCCGCGTGAATGACCTCTATCTCGGCCCCACCAAGCGACAGCGTCAGGCCACGACCAAGGATCTGCGCGATGCCCTCGACGCCATTCAAGAAGGCAAGCCCGTGGCCCATGCGAAGACCGAGGCGATGGGCTGCAAGATCAGTGGGATGAAGTGA
- a CDS encoding ADP-ribosylglycohydrolase family protein, whose product MASLWGAAVGDALGVPVEFRGRAELATSPVTGMQGYGTHDQPPGTWSDDTSLTLCTIESLLTCEEVDTRDMAERFHRWLVEGLWTAHGQVFDIGIATRQALARFSEGRKPELCGGRQEYDNGNGSLMRMLPVSLWVRDAGVEQALPLVHRVSRITHGHSRTQMVCGYYSLLVWALLEGATPAAALEQAWHQAEEEYKFHEDFEMNWPHLQRLSPSVLPRLEVRDIHSSGYCIHTIEAAVWCLLRGKDFSNTVSSAVNLGDDTDTTACVTGTLAGLHFGLEQIPATWIDQLARRQELDTLFTQFSARLAGGLAHS is encoded by the coding sequence ATGGCCTCTCTTTGGGGTGCGGCGGTCGGAGATGCGCTGGGCGTGCCCGTGGAATTCCGCGGCAGGGCAGAACTCGCCACCAGTCCAGTGACCGGCATGCAGGGCTACGGCACCCACGATCAGCCCCCCGGCACCTGGTCAGATGACACCTCCCTCACTCTCTGCACCATCGAGTCTCTCCTGACCTGCGAAGAAGTGGATACCCGGGACATGGCGGAACGCTTCCACCGCTGGCTGGTAGAGGGGCTTTGGACAGCGCACGGTCAAGTCTTTGATATCGGCATCGCCACCCGGCAGGCGCTGGCGAGATTCTCAGAGGGCCGCAAACCCGAGCTCTGCGGTGGCCGGCAAGAATATGACAATGGGAACGGCTCCCTCATGCGCATGCTGCCCGTATCCCTCTGGGTGCGGGATGCCGGTGTGGAGCAGGCTCTGCCGCTGGTGCACCGTGTCTCCCGTATCACCCACGGACACTCACGCACGCAGATGGTGTGTGGCTACTACAGCCTCCTGGTCTGGGCTCTGCTGGAGGGAGCCACCCCCGCTGCAGCGCTCGAGCAGGCATGGCATCAGGCGGAGGAGGAGTACAAGTTTCACGAGGATTTCGAAATGAACTGGCCGCACCTCCAGAGGCTCTCGCCCTCGGTACTGCCCAGACTGGAAGTTCGCGATATCCACAGCAGCGGCTACTGCATTCACACCATCGAGGCCGCTGTCTGGTGTCTGTTGCGTGGGAAAGATTTCTCCAATACTGTGTCGAGCGCAGTGAATCTCGGCGATGACACGGACACCACCGCGTGTGTCACCGGCACGCTGGCTGGATTGCACTTCGGTTTGGAGCAAATCCCGGCAACTTGGATCGATCAACTCGCACGACGGCAGGAATTGGACACGCTTTTTACGCAGTTTTCGGCACGCCTGGCGGGTGGACTCGCACATTCTTGA
- a CDS encoding MGMT family protein, producing MSRPPTDFEIRVYDLISTIPKGKVSTYALVARALDCGSNQAVGQALRRNPFAPRVPCHRVVSAALTLGGFNGHRDGDELARKRRMLEEEGVRFDAQGRVHPACIHVFQEWWPAP from the coding sequence ATGAGCCGCCCGCCCACCGACTTTGAGATCCGAGTGTACGATCTCATTTCCACCATCCCAAAGGGGAAGGTGAGCACGTACGCACTCGTGGCCCGGGCGCTGGACTGTGGCTCGAATCAGGCCGTGGGGCAGGCGCTGAGGCGTAATCCCTTCGCTCCGCGCGTGCCGTGTCATCGGGTGGTGAGCGCTGCCCTCACGCTTGGCGGATTCAATGGCCATCGTGATGGCGATGAACTCGCGCGGAAGCGCCGCATGCTGGAGGAGGAGGGCGTGCGGTTCGACGCTCAGGGCCGGGTACATCCGGCGTGTATCCACGTCTTCCAGGAGTGGTGGCCCGCACCGTGA
- a CDS encoding metallophosphoesterase family protein — translation MPTQEFRISTPLHRRAFLRHGTLCLAGLGGALFAKDESGTAKPAPAVRVGIVTDLHYADKESTKTRFYRETPRKLEEVVQRFNAEKPDFVVELGDLIDQAATVEQEIAWLDEIEKVFAKVTSPRHYVLGNHCVATLTKAEFIAHTGASKTSHYSFDHGGVHFVILDACYRSDGEPYGRSNAEWTDANIPAAELAWLREDLKKHTSPVVVFAHQRLDEADKHSVKNAAEVRAVLEASGHVSAVLQGHSHKNAYQQVNGIHYVTLAALIEGSGEENNSYGMLEVMSNGALRIKGYRKMQARELEGVKRKA, via the coding sequence ATGCCCACGCAAGAGTTTCGTATTTCCACCCCTTTGCATCGCCGTGCCTTCCTCCGCCACGGAACTCTCTGCCTGGCAGGATTGGGAGGGGCGCTTTTCGCCAAAGATGAGAGTGGAACTGCCAAGCCTGCACCCGCAGTACGCGTGGGCATCGTCACAGATTTGCACTACGCGGACAAGGAGTCGACGAAGACGCGGTTCTACCGCGAGACGCCCCGCAAGCTGGAAGAGGTGGTGCAGCGTTTCAATGCGGAGAAACCCGACTTCGTCGTGGAGCTGGGGGATCTCATCGATCAGGCTGCGACCGTGGAGCAGGAGATTGCGTGGCTGGATGAAATCGAGAAGGTCTTCGCCAAGGTCACGTCACCACGTCACTACGTGTTGGGGAACCACTGCGTGGCCACACTAACGAAGGCGGAGTTCATCGCGCATACGGGGGCATCCAAAACATCCCACTATTCCTTTGATCACGGCGGGGTGCATTTCGTCATCCTTGATGCCTGCTACCGTTCCGATGGTGAGCCCTACGGACGGTCCAATGCCGAGTGGACAGATGCGAACATCCCTGCTGCGGAGCTTGCCTGGTTGCGTGAAGATTTGAAGAAGCACACGTCTCCCGTGGTGGTCTTCGCACATCAGCGTTTGGACGAGGCGGACAAGCACAGCGTGAAGAATGCTGCCGAGGTGCGCGCGGTGCTGGAGGCCTCCGGACATGTGAGCGCGGTCCTGCAAGGACACTCGCACAAGAACGCCTATCAGCAGGTGAATGGCATCCATTACGTCACCCTTGCCGCACTGATTGAAGGCAGTGGCGAGGAGAACAACAGCTATGGGATGCTGGAAGTGATGAGCAACGGTGCCTTGCGCATCAAGGGCTATCGCAAGATGCAGGCGCGTGAGCTGGAGGGAGTGAAGCGGAAGGCATAG
- a CDS encoding CynX/NimT family MFS transporter has translation MSEPPPPSHSYSSRILWGNVILAALLMLATLPGRTQGLGLITEPMLADLQLDRITYANINLWATLLGAAVCLPAGWVIDRVGLRWTSALIVLALALVVWRMSGHLGSVMVLFTWVLLTRAFGQSALSVASITTVGKGAGTRVGMAMGVYSVLIIVFFSLGFVAVGWAVREHGWRSAWSSIALSLAVVVAPLTLLLLREPTIKKAPADACNASGEARESVTGLSLGQALATPVFWVFAGATALFNLAASGLGLFNEAVLAEAGFNRETYHLFLPIMTLFTLLGQGLCGWLTLRRPMAVLLGVAMFLYALGLVGLPFIRTLTQLWLLAGVLGLAAGFITVIFFAIWSQAFGRAQLGRIQGAAQMLTVLASAVGPLLFATCHEKYGSYAPALYILTPLVILLGLVACRVTLPSIPTTVPAVSLQKPVQT, from the coding sequence ATGTCCGAGCCCCCTCCCCCCAGCCACTCGTATTCCAGCCGCATCCTTTGGGGAAATGTGATCCTCGCAGCCCTGCTCATGCTGGCGACACTCCCGGGGCGCACACAGGGACTTGGACTCATCACGGAGCCCATGCTTGCGGACCTGCAGCTCGACCGCATCACATACGCGAATATCAATCTCTGGGCCACCCTGCTCGGCGCGGCCGTGTGTCTGCCGGCGGGCTGGGTCATCGATCGAGTGGGACTGCGCTGGACGTCAGCCCTCATCGTACTCGCCCTGGCGCTCGTCGTCTGGCGCATGAGCGGTCACTTGGGCAGCGTCATGGTGCTTTTCACGTGGGTGCTGCTCACGCGTGCGTTTGGACAAAGCGCACTCTCTGTCGCCAGCATCACCACCGTGGGAAAGGGTGCGGGCACACGCGTGGGGATGGCCATGGGCGTGTACTCGGTGCTGATCATCGTGTTTTTCTCCCTCGGCTTCGTGGCGGTCGGCTGGGCAGTCCGCGAGCATGGCTGGAGGAGCGCGTGGAGCTCCATCGCCTTGAGCCTTGCGGTGGTGGTGGCACCACTGACGTTGCTCCTGCTTCGCGAGCCGACGATCAAGAAGGCCCCAGCGGATGCTTGCAACGCATCGGGTGAAGCCCGGGAGTCCGTCACGGGGTTGAGCTTGGGACAGGCGCTCGCGACTCCGGTGTTTTGGGTATTCGCGGGTGCGACTGCACTCTTCAATCTCGCGGCATCAGGATTGGGTCTCTTCAATGAAGCCGTGCTGGCAGAGGCGGGATTCAACCGGGAAACCTATCACCTCTTCCTGCCCATCATGACGCTCTTCACTTTGCTGGGTCAGGGGCTGTGTGGATGGCTCACCCTGCGTCGGCCCATGGCGGTGCTGCTGGGGGTGGCCATGTTCCTCTACGCGCTCGGTCTGGTGGGCCTGCCTTTCATCCGTACCCTCACCCAGCTCTGGTTGCTCGCGGGTGTCTTGGGACTCGCCGCGGGATTCATCACGGTGATCTTCTTCGCCATTTGGAGCCAGGCCTTTGGTCGGGCACAGCTCGGCCGCATTCAAGGTGCCGCACAGATGCTCACCGTGCTGGCCTCTGCCGTGGGACCGCTGCTCTTCGCCACGTGCCATGAGAAATACGGCTCCTACGCACCCGCTCTCTACATCCTCACACCGCTCGTCATCCTCCTCGGCCTTGTGGCCTGTCGCGTGACACTGCCCTCCATTCCCACCACCGTCCCTGCGGTCTCCTTGCAAAAGCCCGTGCAAACCTGA